One Cryptomeria japonica chromosome 9, Sugi_1.0, whole genome shotgun sequence genomic window carries:
- the LOC131071846 gene encoding uncharacterized protein LOC131071846: MRIKTPMGYIYEAMDRAKESIKNFYKGDRLKFDPIWEIIDRRWNNQLQQPIHATGYFLNPRFRFRGSYSDLNREVMEGLNTCIERMVPDVEERDLIVGELQNYEEARSKLFSSELARRGRTTETPDAWCQNWGGNTSHLKVFALRVLCQPCSSSNCERNWSLFEAIHMKKRSKLVQKRLNDLVFVQYNLRLRVRKVEEVEGGPIDLDDIDPYSDWTPQEQYPLFSEDDIIDFKRQAMEEGHGFGFHAG; the protein is encoded by the exons ATGAGGATAAAAACCCCAATGGGgtatatttatgaggccatggatagggccaaggagtctatcaaaaatttctacaagggggatagactcaaatttgatcccatttgggaaattattgataggaggtggaacaaccAGCTCCAACAACCCATTCATGCAACAGGGTACTTCCTTAACCCTCGTTTTAGGTTCAGGGGTTCTTACTCAGATCTTAATAGAGAGGTTATGGAGGGCCTCaatacatgcattgagaggatggtacccgatgttgaggagagagacctcattgtgggcgaactccaaaattatgaggaagcaaggagtaagctattctcttcagagttggctaggagaggaagaaccactgaaaccccag atgcttggtgtcaaaattggggtggaaacacctCACATCTCAAAGTatttgccctcagagtcttatgtcagccttgtagttcatccaattgtgagcgcaattggagcttgtttgaagcaatccacatgaagaagaggagcaagttagtgcagaaacgcctcaatgaccttgtcttcgtgcaatataatcttcgattgcgcgtaaggaaggtggaggaagtagaaggtggtccaattgacttggatgatatagatccttacagtgattggacaccACAGGAGCAGTATCCATTGTTTTCCGAGGATGACATCATTGATTTcaagaggcaggctatggaggaggggcATGGATTTGGTTTTCACGCTGGATGA